AGCAATCTGGTTCAATGAAAGCCAAACGGTCTCCTGTTCCAGGCGCACGTCAATCTGAACATCTCCCTCGGGCGACTGGAAGAGAACAACCTCGCCGCCCGGCGCCGTAGTTTGTTGCGTCATTTCACGCCTCTCCGTTGATCTCGGCTCACTGTTCGCACTCCTCCAAGAACCGCGCGGCCTCTCGCACCCGTTCGTGCTATCTCTCTTTGGCGCCGTTGTCAGATCGGCACGGAACGCGCCCATAGCGTCTCCGGCGCGATGTCAATGTTTCCCGGCCAGGTCACCGTTCCATAGTGGATGGACGCCTTGAAAAAAATCGGGGAATTGCGGAGTCTGTCGAATGGCTTTCTATCGAGAAACGGATTCATATCGAACAGTCGTTTCTCATCATTCTCGAAAACAAGCTCCAGGGTATAATCATCGTGAGCCTTGACGCTGATGATGTCGAGCAATTCTCCGACCGGTTCGGCGTCAACATCGGTGTCAACGTAATCATCGTGAGTCTGTACCGAGACGATATCGAGTAAAGTATCCATATCGCGATTTTACCGCGATTGGACAAAAACTCCAACATTTTCGTGCCAGACCCCAGGCCGGAAGCCGGTTGACAGCGGTCAACCTGGCTGCTAGAAGAGGCACTGCGCACGGCGGTGGAATGGTATCAGACATATGGCTATGCAACGCACATTGTGCTACAATAGGCCAGCCATGGTCCAACACATGGTGTCGTTGTTTCTTGGTTTTCCCTTGCAGGGAAGATCGCACTGTCAGCAGGAGGTTCAAGATGCTCGAGCTTGCTTGTCGTGATTTGGGAATGGATTGTGATCATGTCGTACATGGCGAATCTGTGCCAGAAGTAAAACAGAAAGCCATGGTCCACGCCGCCGAAGTGCATGCGGAGATACTCAAGACGATGTCGTCACCAGAACAGCTTGCCGACATGGATAAGCTGATCGAAGCGAAGATCAGATAGCACCCTGACAAGTCTGAGAAAAGCACAAACGAGGCAGTCCAGGGACTGCCTCGTTTGTTGCCGCAAGGGCGCCTGCAGCGCCAAAGCTATCGTGGCGCCAGGTTTTTTTGACGCCGGTCGCGGGGGGCGCTACCATTGCGCCAGGAGCGTCGCTTCACTGTGACCCACATCAGCTGTACACCGAGCACGATATGACCAGTCAATTCTTGCGGAAGGCGCCGCTCAGCACCCTCCTGACCGTTCTGCTTCTCATCTCTTCGTTCCCCGCTTCGCTTGCCCAGGCTGATCCCGCGCCGGTCACTTCTGGCGCCTGGCAGTGCTGGAACCCCAACCAGGTCAACCCCTGCCGCCATCACCTGGCGGATGTCGCCCTCCTCCCCACCGGCGAAGGCTGGGCCGTGGGCGGGATGCCCGGTCATGGCACGATCTTCCATTGGATGGAGCATGACGGCGCCTGGCAGGAGGCGCCCAACCCGGCCAGCACCGGCCTGGCCGCGGTGGATGCGCTCTCGCCCGCCGATGCCTGGGCCGTCAGTGACCTGGGCGACATGCTGCACTGGGATGGGCAAGCCTGGACCCAGCAGCGCCCCTTCACCACACTGCGCCTGACCGCGGTCAGCATGGTGGCAAGCGACGATGTCTGGGCCGTGGGCTATGTTTTCTGGCAACGCTACTGGGCGCTGATGGCGCATTGGGATGGCAGCGCCTGGACCGACATCACGGTGGCCGGCGTCAACCAGCGGCTGAGCGCGGTGGACATGCTGACCACCGCTGACGGCTGGGCTGTCGGCGCGCAGGGCGTCATCGTGCGCTGGAACGGCGGCGCTTGGGCGTCGGTTGCCAGTCCCACCACGGCCTGGCTGAAAGGGGTGGACATGGTGACGCCCAATGATGTTTGGGCGGTCGGCGCCGAAGGAACCATTTTGCACTGGAACGGCAGCCAGTGGACGCCGGTTGCCAGCTCCACGACCGCCGATTTGACCTCCGTGTCCATGCTGAGCGCCACGGACGGCTGGGCGGTGGGCGGCGGCGGCGTCATGCTGCACTGGAATGGCAGCGCCTGGCAGGCGATGACCGGGCCGACGACGGGCGGTCTGCTGGCGGTGGACCTGCTGCCCGGCGCGGTGGGTTGGGCCGTGGGCAGCGGCGGAACCCGCTTGCAATGGGACGGCAACACCTGGACAGCGCCGGATGGCGAGATGCGCGTGGATCATCTGCGGGCGGTACACATGCGCACGGGTCAAGATGGTTGGGCCGTGGGCGACAACGGCGCGATCCTGCACTGGGATGGGATCACCTGGACGCGCGTGGCTGCGCCCACAACCGCAGGGCTGCGCGCAGTCCACGCGCTGGCGGCCAACGCGGGTTGGGCCGTGGGCGACGCGG
This genomic window from Candidatus Amarolinea dominans contains:
- a CDS encoding DUF1059 domain-containing protein; the protein is MLELACRDLGMDCDHVVHGESVPEVKQKAMVHAAEVHAEILKTMSSPEQLADMDKLIEAKIR
- a CDS encoding DUF2442 domain-containing protein, coding for MDTLLDIVSVQTHDDYVDTDVDAEPVGELLDIISVKAHDDYTLELVFENDEKRLFDMNPFLDRKPFDRLRNSPIFFKASIHYGTVTWPGNIDIAPETLWARSVPI